From the genome of Actinacidiphila yeochonensis CN732, one region includes:
- a CDS encoding adenosine deaminase produces the protein MSDTAPAPSPGAAPAAPGGLEDFIAGLPKAELHVHHVGSASPRIVAELAARHPASAVPADPAALAEYFTFRDFAHFIKVYLSVVDLIRDPEDIRLLTFEVARDMARQNIRYAELTITPYSSTRRGIAAEAFMEAIEDARKAAEAELGVVLRWCFDIPGEAGLESAEETVRLALTRQPEGLVSFGLGGPEIGVPRSQFKPYFDRARAAGLRSVPHAGEATGPQTVWDALNDLGAERIGHGTSSTQDPRLLEHLAEHRIALEVCPTSNIATRVVRDIEEHPIRAMVEAGVLVTVNSDDPPMFGTDLNTEYGVAARLLGLDRSGVAELAKNAVRASFLDTAGKARLSAEIDAYTAAFPAPRG, from the coding sequence ATGTCCGACACCGCCCCCGCCCCGAGCCCCGGCGCCGCCCCGGCCGCCCCCGGTGGGCTGGAGGACTTCATCGCCGGGCTGCCGAAGGCGGAGCTGCACGTGCACCACGTCGGCTCGGCGTCCCCCCGGATCGTGGCCGAGCTGGCCGCTCGCCACCCGGCCTCCGCGGTACCGGCCGACCCGGCGGCGCTGGCCGAGTACTTCACCTTCCGCGACTTCGCGCACTTCATCAAGGTCTACCTGTCCGTGGTGGACCTGATCCGGGACCCCGAGGACATCAGGCTGCTCACCTTCGAGGTGGCGCGGGACATGGCCCGGCAGAACATCCGGTACGCCGAACTGACCATCACCCCGTACTCCTCGACGCGGCGCGGCATCGCCGCCGAGGCCTTCATGGAGGCGATCGAGGACGCCCGCAAGGCGGCGGAGGCCGAGCTCGGCGTGGTGCTGCGCTGGTGCTTCGACATCCCCGGCGAGGCCGGACTGGAGTCGGCGGAGGAGACGGTGCGGCTGGCGCTCACCCGCCAGCCCGAGGGGCTGGTCTCGTTCGGGCTGGGCGGGCCCGAGATCGGTGTGCCGAGGTCCCAGTTCAAGCCGTACTTCGACCGCGCGCGGGCCGCGGGGCTGCGCAGCGTGCCGCACGCCGGCGAGGCGACCGGACCGCAGACGGTCTGGGACGCGCTGAACGACCTGGGCGCCGAGCGGATCGGCCACGGCACCAGTTCCACCCAGGACCCGCGGCTGCTGGAGCACCTGGCCGAGCACCGGATCGCGCTGGAGGTCTGCCCGACCTCCAACATCGCCACCCGGGTGGTGCGCGACATCGAGGAGCACCCGATCCGGGCGATGGTCGAGGCGGGCGTCCTGGTCACCGTCAACAGCGACGACCCGCCGATGTTCGGCACCGACCTCAACACCGAGTACGGGGTCGCGGCCCGGCTGCTGGGCCTGGACCGGTCCGGGGTGGCGGAGCTGGCGAAGAACGCGGTGCGGGCGTCGTTCCTCGACACCGCCGGCAAGGCGCGGCTGAGCGCGGAGATCGACGCCTACACCGCCGCCTTCCCGGCGCCCCGGGGCTGA
- a CDS encoding GNAT family N-acetyltransferase, producing the protein MALTEMGPEHPLLERVYDRLLAPAFPADELVSLDELRAGLAEGTSIAALAADGDRPLGVAVGEWSADSRVLLLAYLSVTAETRSQGIGGTLMSAVLGDWQRRLDPLVTLAEVEHPAAHAADPDRGDPAARVRFYARLGARALDLPYFQPALRPGAVRVPGMLLAVLAVEPALREAAAVPGAPVRAWLAEYFEETEGRMPEDAAGRALFDATDRPGGIPLLPLDDPAALPCARTV; encoded by the coding sequence ATGGCGCTGACCGAGATGGGACCGGAGCACCCCTTGCTGGAGCGGGTCTACGACCGCTTGCTCGCCCCCGCGTTCCCGGCCGACGAACTCGTCAGCCTGGACGAGCTCAGAGCCGGGCTCGCCGAGGGGACCAGCATCGCGGCCCTCGCCGCCGACGGCGACCGCCCGCTCGGCGTCGCGGTGGGCGAGTGGTCGGCGGACAGCCGGGTGCTGCTGCTCGCCTACCTGTCCGTGACCGCGGAGACCCGCTCCCAGGGGATCGGCGGCACCCTGATGTCCGCCGTGCTCGGCGACTGGCAGCGGCGCCTCGACCCGCTGGTCACGCTGGCCGAGGTCGAGCACCCGGCCGCACACGCCGCCGACCCCGACCGCGGCGACCCCGCGGCCCGGGTCCGCTTCTACGCGCGCCTCGGCGCCCGGGCGCTCGACCTGCCGTACTTCCAGCCGGCGCTGCGCCCGGGCGCCGTCCGGGTTCCCGGCATGCTGCTGGCCGTTCTCGCCGTGGAGCCGGCGCTGCGGGAGGCGGCGGCCGTTCCCGGGGCGCCCGTCCGTGCCTGGCTGGCCGAGTACTTCGAGGAGACGGAGGGCCGGATGCCGGAGGACGCCGCGGGCCGAGCCCTGTTCGACGCCACCGACCGCCCCGGCGGCATCCCCCTGCTGCCGCTCGACGACCCCGCCGCCCTGCCCTGCGCCCGTACGGTGTGA
- a CDS encoding phosphatase PAP2 family protein → MAGDGRVLRAFRQAAAGHGDLTSVAHVLCDLGDIQVAVPVLVAALAAAALLGRRGGLPRWWAAPAVAAVVMLLLPAVVSGVKAGVDRPAPGRVHPDPDYGYFPSGHAATSSVGFGLAVPVLLPFVTSAAARLLLVWGTVLLAAAVGASLVWCGYHWPLDVVASWLLTVALLSAAAALAARFGHRRAGP, encoded by the coding sequence GTGGCAGGCGACGGCCGGGTGCTGCGGGCTTTCCGCCAGGCCGCCGCCGGGCACGGCGACCTCACCTCGGTCGCCCATGTGCTGTGCGACCTGGGCGACATCCAGGTCGCGGTGCCGGTGCTCGTGGCGGCGCTGGCCGCCGCCGCGCTGCTCGGCCGGCGCGGCGGGCTGCCGCGCTGGTGGGCGGCCCCGGCCGTGGCCGCCGTGGTGATGCTCCTGCTGCCGGCCGTGGTGAGCGGGGTGAAGGCGGGGGTGGACCGGCCGGCCCCGGGCCGGGTGCACCCCGACCCGGACTACGGCTACTTCCCCTCGGGCCACGCCGCGACCTCGTCGGTCGGCTTCGGTCTGGCGGTGCCGGTGCTGCTGCCCTTCGTGACCTCGGCCGCGGCCCGGCTGCTGCTGGTCTGGGGCACGGTGCTGCTCGCGGCGGCCGTGGGCGCCTCCCTCGTGTGGTGCGGCTACCACTGGCCGCTGGACGTGGTCGCCAGCTGGCTGCTCACGGTGGCGCTGCTGTCGGCCGCCGCCGCGCTGGCCGCCCGTTTCGGGCACCGCCGGGCAGGGCCCTGA
- the gabT gene encoding 4-aminobutyrate--2-oxoglutarate transaminase, with product MTAVPQERRLVTEVPGPLSRELAARKAAAVADGVGVTLPVFVARAGGGVVEDVDGNRLIDFGSGIAVTSVGNSAEAVVRRASAQLADFTHTCFMITPYEGYVEVAEELAALTPGDHPKKSALFNSGAEAVENAVKIARAYTKRTAVVVFDHGYHGRTNLTMALTAKNMPYKEGFGPFAPEVYRVPLAYGYRWLTGPENAAEEAFAQAVEIINKQIGADHVAAIVIEPIAGEGGFIEPAKGFLPKLAEFARENGIVFVADEIQTGFCRTGQWFACEDEGVVPDLITTAKGIAGGLPLAAVTGRAEIMDAAHVGGLGGTYGGNPVACAAALGAIETMKELDLPARARRIGEVMKPRLAAMQEKFPVIGEVRGRGAMIAVELVKPGTKEPDAAVTAAVAKACHAAGLIVLTCGTYGNVLRFLPPLVIGEDLLNEGLDIIEAALAGV from the coding sequence ATGACCGCAGTACCGCAGGAGCGCAGGCTCGTCACCGAGGTGCCCGGACCCCTGTCCCGGGAGCTGGCCGCGAGGAAGGCCGCCGCGGTGGCGGACGGCGTGGGGGTGACGCTGCCGGTCTTCGTGGCCCGGGCGGGCGGCGGCGTCGTGGAGGACGTCGACGGCAACCGGCTGATCGACTTCGGCTCCGGCATCGCCGTGACCTCGGTCGGCAACAGCGCGGAGGCCGTGGTGCGCCGGGCCTCGGCGCAGCTCGCCGACTTCACGCACACCTGCTTCATGATCACCCCGTACGAGGGGTACGTGGAGGTGGCCGAGGAGCTGGCGGCGCTGACCCCGGGCGACCACCCGAAGAAGTCCGCGCTGTTCAACTCGGGCGCCGAGGCGGTGGAGAACGCGGTCAAGATCGCCCGCGCCTACACCAAGCGCACCGCTGTGGTGGTCTTCGACCACGGCTACCACGGCCGCACCAACCTGACGATGGCGCTGACGGCGAAGAACATGCCGTACAAGGAGGGTTTCGGGCCGTTCGCGCCGGAGGTCTACCGGGTGCCGCTGGCCTACGGCTACCGCTGGCTGACCGGCCCGGAGAACGCCGCCGAGGAGGCGTTCGCGCAGGCGGTGGAGATCATCAACAAGCAGATCGGGGCCGACCACGTGGCCGCGATCGTGATCGAGCCGATCGCCGGCGAGGGCGGATTCATCGAGCCGGCCAAGGGCTTCCTGCCGAAGCTGGCGGAGTTCGCCCGGGAGAACGGCATCGTCTTCGTCGCCGACGAGATCCAGACCGGGTTCTGCCGTACCGGCCAGTGGTTCGCGTGCGAGGACGAGGGCGTGGTGCCGGACCTGATCACCACGGCGAAGGGCATCGCGGGCGGCCTGCCGCTGGCGGCGGTGACCGGCCGGGCGGAGATCATGGACGCCGCACACGTCGGCGGCCTCGGCGGCACCTACGGCGGCAACCCGGTGGCCTGCGCCGCCGCGCTGGGCGCCATCGAGACGATGAAGGAGCTGGACCTGCCGGCCCGTGCCCGCCGCATCGGCGAGGTGATGAAGCCGCGGCTGGCGGCGATGCAGGAGAAGTTCCCGGTCATCGGCGAGGTGCGCGGCCGCGGTGCGATGATCGCGGTGGAGCTGGTGAAGCCGGGCACGAAGGAGCCGGACGCGGCGGTGACCGCGGCCGTGGCCAAGGCCTGCCACGCGGCCGGGCTGATCGTGCTGACGTGCGGCACCTACGGCAACGTGTTGCGTTTCCTGCCGCCGCTCGTCATCGGGGAGGATCTGCTGAACGAGGGCCTCGACATCATCGAGGCGGCGCTGGCCGGCGTGTGA
- a CDS encoding type IV secretory system conjugative DNA transfer family protein: MDHDGRHRAPGAPYGGTPVPPRPAGPPVPRPAAPPPVPVQPPPASDLEVWLRAPREIDAPGIYGYGHTAREKPDPGRLPARRLLGGALLSALGGLLVWSFFADGYLKFWIWPVIWLTPDRWRSGAGADTNAFNIATRTWAALCILLLAWLCARAGNWAEVWRRYVRPVLRGLSAPAPGAEKGAAPDLVTWPVLRAYGQVPLADRLALEARSGRMSDVDYARVTRAWEGVRRDPSLLDAFTDSVLRDGAAACGHPSGQRDLPFRGALHDLLTRQVRIGRGTLDERNPYQHRGSGVALDPGLLGTGLLAVGPPGSGKTRYVVRPVVEAMCLQALTGQAAVVAVSAAGADLGPADAFDVVIALADPASRYDLDIYGGADPDTAAAVLAEALIDPHDSQDGEVRQAATALGQLLGPFAAAFGRYPSVSELRELLDGTAHAYAALREALDAAGQPGMVRELDARERQAGREGDVGRLLADRVALLDRPAFAGFFDVTGRSRPFSMYALEHPLRVRIDLPARGHAAAGRILARLVLAQFTAAVSTRRDRSLFACLVLDDAAQTVSAEAVRGLARLRPANAGAVLALRTLDDVPERLRPALLGAVGCRMAMSGLTTWDGRRFAEAWGTTWVEARDVTRTPDRSGGMLRRTSRGMRRLVTGEAATTESVTVREVERERWSASDLAQQVPPGHAVLSLTTTAGESAPPVLLDLRA; encoded by the coding sequence ATGGACCACGACGGCAGGCACCGGGCGCCGGGCGCCCCCTACGGCGGCACCCCGGTGCCGCCCAGGCCCGCGGGACCACCCGTGCCGCGGCCCGCCGCACCACCCCCGGTGCCGGTGCAGCCGCCGCCGGCCTCCGACCTGGAGGTCTGGCTGCGCGCCCCACGGGAGATCGACGCGCCGGGCATCTACGGATACGGCCACACCGCGCGGGAGAAGCCCGACCCGGGACGGCTGCCGGCGCGGCGCCTCCTGGGCGGTGCCCTTCTCTCGGCGTTGGGAGGGCTGCTGGTGTGGTCCTTCTTCGCCGACGGATACCTGAAGTTCTGGATCTGGCCGGTCATATGGCTCACCCCTGATCGATGGCGCAGCGGCGCGGGAGCGGACACCAACGCCTTCAACATCGCCACCCGGACCTGGGCGGCGCTGTGCATCCTGCTGCTCGCCTGGCTGTGCGCGCGGGCCGGGAACTGGGCCGAGGTCTGGCGCCGCTACGTGCGCCCCGTGCTGCGCGGGCTCAGCGCCCCCGCGCCCGGGGCGGAGAAGGGCGCGGCCCCCGACCTCGTGACGTGGCCGGTGCTGCGCGCCTACGGGCAGGTGCCGCTTGCCGACCGGCTGGCCCTGGAGGCCCGCTCGGGCCGGATGAGCGACGTGGACTACGCCCGGGTCACCCGGGCGTGGGAGGGGGTACGCCGGGACCCCTCGCTCCTGGACGCCTTCACCGACAGCGTGCTGCGGGACGGCGCCGCGGCCTGCGGCCACCCCTCGGGCCAGCGCGACCTGCCCTTCCGCGGCGCCCTGCACGACCTGCTCACCCGGCAGGTGCGCATCGGCCGGGGCACCCTCGACGAGCGCAACCCCTACCAGCACCGCGGTTCGGGCGTCGCGCTGGACCCGGGGCTGCTCGGCACCGGCCTGCTCGCCGTCGGGCCGCCCGGCTCGGGCAAGACGCGGTACGTGGTGCGGCCCGTGGTGGAGGCGATGTGCCTGCAGGCGCTGACCGGGCAGGCCGCCGTGGTGGCGGTGAGCGCCGCGGGAGCGGACCTCGGCCCGGCTGACGCGTTCGACGTGGTCATCGCGCTCGCCGACCCGGCCTCCCGCTACGACCTCGACATCTACGGCGGCGCCGACCCCGACACCGCCGCAGCCGTCCTCGCCGAGGCGCTGATCGACCCGCACGACAGCCAGGACGGCGAGGTGCGCCAGGCCGCCACCGCGCTCGGCCAGCTCCTCGGGCCGTTCGCCGCCGCCTTCGGCCGCTACCCCTCGGTGAGCGAGCTGCGCGAGCTGCTCGACGGCACCGCGCACGCCTACGCGGCGCTGCGGGAGGCGCTGGACGCGGCCGGCCAGCCGGGCATGGTCCGCGAGCTGGACGCCCGGGAGCGGCAGGCCGGCCGGGAGGGCGACGTCGGCCGGCTGCTCGCGGACCGGGTCGCGCTGCTGGACCGGCCGGCGTTCGCCGGGTTCTTCGACGTCACCGGACGGTCCCGGCCGTTCTCGATGTACGCGCTCGAACACCCGCTGCGGGTCCGCATCGACCTGCCCGCCCGAGGCCACGCCGCGGCCGGCCGCATCCTGGCCCGGCTGGTGCTCGCCCAGTTCACGGCGGCGGTCAGTACCCGCCGGGACCGCTCGCTCTTCGCCTGCCTGGTGCTCGACGACGCCGCGCAGACCGTGTCCGCCGAGGCGGTGCGCGGCCTGGCCCGGCTGCGCCCGGCCAACGCCGGGGCGGTGCTGGCGCTGCGCACCCTGGACGACGTGCCGGAGCGGCTGCGCCCGGCGCTGCTGGGGGCCGTCGGCTGCCGTATGGCGATGTCCGGGCTCACCACGTGGGACGGCCGGCGGTTCGCCGAGGCGTGGGGCACCACGTGGGTGGAGGCGCGGGACGTCACCCGCACCCCGGACCGGTCCGGCGGGATGCTGCGCCGGACCTCGCGCGGGATGCGGCGGCTGGTGACGGGGGAGGCGGCGACCACCGAGTCGGTGACCGTCCGGGAGGTCGAGCGGGAGCGCTGGTCCGCCTCCGACCTGGCCCAGCAGGTGCCGCCCGGGCACGCCGTGCTCTCGCTGACCACGACCGCCGGGGAGTCGGCGCCGCCCGTGCTGCTCGACCTGCGGGCGTGA
- a CDS encoding PucR family transcriptional regulator, with the protein MPLTLATLVHRSSLKLGVLAAREGLDAQVRWVHTSELDDPAPYLEGGELLLTTGLKLDPADAGGVTAYVRRLAAAGVVGLGFGVGVGHDEVPPALVLAAQEAGLPLLEVPRATPFIAISKAVSAAVAADQYQAVTAGFEAQRELTRAALASDGTGALLARLAAHLDGWTALYDASGAVLAVAPEWAGRRAARLAGEIDRLRDLPAPAGAAVAGPAGTEDRVELQSLGTGRRPRGYLAVGTAERLDTGARYVVHAAVALLTLSLEQSRVLQEAQGRLAAALLRMLLAGEAGHARAVAGRMYGALLDTRVRLLIVEPADPEGPVEDPDALALLAERAEAAGARSGEPVLAVTEGPRLVVLAAEGATALTAATGLAAAQEGLAAGLSAPAGPDEVPEAYRQAERALAVAQRRGLNLVEHGEVGAGSVVPLLADEAVRAFAEGLLRPLREHDQTARGDLVASLTAWLSRHGQWDAAAADLGVHRHTLRYRMRRVEEILGRSLDDPDVRMELWLALKTEET; encoded by the coding sequence ATGCCGCTCACGCTCGCCACACTCGTCCACCGCTCGTCGCTGAAGCTCGGCGTGCTGGCCGCACGGGAAGGTCTCGACGCCCAGGTGCGCTGGGTGCACACCAGCGAGCTGGACGACCCGGCGCCCTACCTGGAGGGCGGGGAACTGCTGCTGACGACCGGCCTGAAGCTGGACCCGGCCGACGCCGGGGGGGTCACCGCCTACGTGCGGCGGCTGGCGGCGGCCGGGGTGGTGGGGCTCGGCTTCGGCGTCGGGGTCGGCCACGACGAGGTTCCGCCGGCGCTGGTGCTGGCCGCGCAGGAGGCCGGGCTGCCGCTCCTGGAGGTGCCGCGGGCCACCCCGTTCATCGCCATCAGCAAGGCCGTCTCGGCCGCCGTGGCCGCCGACCAGTACCAGGCCGTCACCGCCGGCTTCGAGGCGCAGCGCGAGCTGACCCGGGCCGCGCTCGCCTCCGACGGCACGGGCGCGCTGCTGGCCCGGCTGGCCGCGCACCTGGACGGCTGGACGGCCCTGTACGACGCCTCCGGCGCGGTGCTGGCGGTCGCCCCGGAGTGGGCGGGGCGGCGGGCGGCGCGGCTGGCCGGGGAGATCGACCGGCTGCGGGACCTGCCGGCACCCGCCGGCGCGGCGGTGGCGGGACCGGCCGGCACCGAGGACCGGGTCGAGCTCCAGTCGCTGGGCACCGGGCGCCGCCCCCGCGGTTACCTGGCCGTCGGAACCGCGGAGCGGCTGGACACCGGGGCGCGGTACGTGGTGCACGCGGCGGTGGCGCTGCTCACGCTGTCCCTGGAGCAGTCCCGGGTCCTCCAGGAGGCGCAGGGCAGGCTGGCCGCCGCGCTGCTGCGGATGCTGCTGGCAGGGGAGGCCGGGCACGCCCGGGCCGTCGCGGGGCGGATGTACGGCGCGCTGCTCGACACCCGGGTGCGGCTGCTGATCGTCGAGCCGGCCGATCCGGAGGGCCCGGTGGAGGACCCGGACGCGCTCGCTCTGCTGGCCGAGCGGGCCGAGGCCGCGGGGGCGCGCTCGGGGGAGCCGGTGCTCGCTGTCACGGAGGGCCCGCGGCTGGTGGTGCTCGCCGCCGAGGGCGCCACCGCGCTGACCGCGGCCACCGGGCTGGCCGCGGCGCAGGAGGGGCTCGCCGCGGGGCTCTCCGCGCCCGCCGGACCGGACGAGGTGCCCGAGGCGTACCGGCAGGCCGAGCGGGCGCTGGCGGTCGCGCAGCGGCGCGGGCTGAACCTCGTGGAGCACGGCGAGGTGGGCGCCGGCTCGGTGGTGCCGCTGCTCGCCGACGAAGCGGTGCGGGCCTTCGCCGAGGGCCTGCTGCGCCCGCTGCGCGAACACGACCAGACTGCTCGGGGCGACCTCGTCGCCTCGCTCACCGCCTGGCTCTCCCGGCACGGCCAGTGGGACGCCGCCGCCGCGGATCTGGGCGTGCACCGCCACACGCTGCGCTACCGGATGCGCCGCGTCGAGGAGATCCTCGGCCGCTCGCTCGACGACCCGGACGTGCGTATGGAGCTGTGGCTGGCCCTCAAGACCGAGGAGACCTGA
- a CDS encoding aldehyde dehydrogenase family protein, which produces MTSNGAASGTEAAPYGFWLAGREAAGKETFEVTSPWDGSLVGRVGVPTEEQVEQAVAAAAAVRDAFAATPAHVRAAALDHVSRRLAERTEEIAALITAENGKPLKWARGEVGRAVSVFRFAAEEARRFNGGDLQRLDTDPGGVGRLALTRRFTRGPVLGIAPFNFPLNLVAHKVAPAIAVGAPIILKPAPATPLSALLLGELLAETEGLPEGAWSVLPVPNDRMPALVEDPRLPVISFTGSDTVGHRIQDSVPRKHVTLELGGNAAAVVLADWSSEEDLEWAATRIATFANYQAGQSCISVQRVIADAAVYDALAEKVVTKVRAQATGDPGDPATDVGPLVSEAAAERVADWIADAVAKGAKLLTGGDRDGASVAPTVLADLPADAVLANAEAFGPVLSLHRVNGADEAFAAVNDSRFGLQTGVFTHDLQLAFKAHRVLEVGGVIVGDAPSYRADQMPYGGVKDSGHGREGVRFAMDDYTYERVLVLTGLDL; this is translated from the coding sequence GTGACAAGCAATGGCGCAGCCTCCGGTACAGAAGCGGCCCCGTACGGGTTCTGGCTCGCGGGGCGGGAAGCGGCGGGCAAGGAGACCTTCGAGGTGACCAGCCCCTGGGACGGGTCGCTGGTCGGACGGGTCGGTGTTCCCACCGAGGAGCAGGTCGAGCAGGCCGTGGCGGCCGCGGCGGCGGTGCGCGACGCGTTCGCGGCGACCCCGGCGCACGTGCGGGCCGCCGCCCTCGACCACGTGTCGCGGCGGCTGGCCGAGCGGACCGAGGAGATCGCCGCGCTGATCACCGCGGAGAACGGCAAGCCGCTGAAGTGGGCGCGCGGCGAGGTCGGCCGGGCGGTGTCCGTCTTCCGGTTCGCCGCGGAGGAGGCCCGCCGGTTCAACGGCGGCGACCTCCAGCGGCTGGACACCGACCCGGGCGGCGTCGGCCGGCTGGCGCTGACCCGCCGCTTCACCCGGGGCCCGGTGCTGGGCATCGCCCCGTTCAACTTCCCGCTGAACCTGGTGGCCCACAAGGTCGCCCCGGCCATCGCCGTGGGCGCGCCGATCATCCTCAAGCCGGCCCCGGCCACCCCGCTGTCCGCCCTGCTCCTGGGCGAGCTGCTGGCCGAGACGGAGGGGCTGCCCGAGGGCGCCTGGAGCGTGCTGCCGGTGCCGAACGACCGGATGCCCGCGCTGGTGGAGGACCCCCGGCTGCCCGTCATCTCGTTCACCGGCAGCGACACCGTGGGCCACCGGATCCAGGACTCGGTGCCGCGCAAGCACGTCACCCTGGAGCTCGGCGGCAACGCGGCGGCCGTGGTCCTCGCCGACTGGTCCAGCGAGGAGGACCTGGAGTGGGCGGCGACCCGGATCGCCACCTTCGCGAACTACCAGGCCGGCCAGTCCTGCATCTCCGTGCAGCGGGTGATCGCCGACGCGGCCGTCTACGACGCGCTCGCCGAGAAGGTCGTCACCAAGGTCCGCGCCCAGGCCACCGGCGACCCGGGAGACCCGGCCACCGACGTCGGCCCGCTGGTCAGCGAGGCCGCGGCCGAGCGCGTCGCGGACTGGATCGCCGACGCGGTCGCCAAGGGCGCCAAGCTGCTCACCGGGGGCGACCGGGACGGCGCCAGCGTTGCGCCGACCGTCCTGGCGGACCTGCCGGCCGACGCCGTCCTGGCGAACGCGGAGGCGTTCGGGCCGGTGCTGTCACTCCACCGGGTGAACGGGGCGGACGAGGCGTTCGCCGCCGTCAACGACTCCCGCTTCGGCCTGCAGACGGGCGTGTTCACCCACGACCTCCAGCTGGCCTTCAAGGCCCACCGCGTCCTGGAGGTCGGTGGCGTCATCGTCGGGGACGCGCCCTCCTACCGTGCCGACCAGATGCCCTACGGCGGCGTCAAGGACTCCGGCCACGGCCGCGAGGGCGTGCGGTTCGCGATGGACGACTACACCTACGAGCGGGTCCTGGTGCTCACCGGCCTGGACCTGTAG
- a CDS encoding acyl-CoA dehydrogenase family protein, whose translation MSAPAATRNVSEHEARQVAEAAREQQWHKPSFAKELFLGRLRLDLIHPYPQPAPEAVAKGEAFLARLTGFLTAEVDGAAIEREARIPDEVVRGLKELGAFGMKIDESYGGLGLTQVYYNKALALVGTASPALGALLSAHQSIGVPQPLKLFGTQEQKDAFLPRCARTDISAFLLTEPDVGSDPARLATTAEPDGDDYLLDGVKLWTTNGVVADLLVVMARVPRSEGHPGGISAFVVEAAAEGVTVEHRNAFMGLRGIENGVTRLHRVRVPAANRIGPEGAGLKIALTTLNTGRLSLPAACVGSGKWCLKIAREWSAAREQWGRSIARHEAVGAKISYIAATTFALEAVVDLSGQMADEDRNDIRIEAALAKLFGSEAAWRMADELVQIRGGRGFETADSLAARGERAVPAEQLLRDLRINRIFEGSTEIMHLLIAREAVDAHLSVAGDLIDPDASLADKARAGARAGGFYARWLPRLVVGPGQLPTSYAEFGDLAAHLRFVERNARKLARSTFYAMSRWQGRLELRQNVLGRVVDIGAELFAMSAACVRARHLAAATAHGREARRLADVFCRQSRLRVEELFERLWSNTDGPDRNLCAAVMGGGMEWLEAGIVDPSREGPWIADATPGPSTADTVRRPVR comes from the coding sequence GTGTCCGCACCCGCCGCAACCCGCAACGTCTCCGAGCACGAGGCCCGCCAGGTCGCCGAGGCGGCCCGCGAGCAGCAGTGGCACAAGCCCAGCTTCGCCAAGGAGCTGTTCCTCGGCCGTCTTCGGCTCGACCTGATCCACCCGTACCCGCAGCCGGCGCCCGAGGCGGTGGCCAAGGGCGAGGCGTTCCTGGCCCGGCTCACCGGTTTCCTCACCGCCGAGGTCGACGGCGCCGCCATCGAGCGCGAGGCGCGCATCCCGGACGAGGTGGTGCGCGGCCTGAAGGAACTCGGCGCGTTCGGTATGAAGATCGACGAGTCCTATGGCGGCCTCGGCCTCACCCAGGTGTACTACAACAAGGCGCTCGCCCTGGTCGGCACCGCCAGCCCCGCGCTGGGCGCCCTGCTGTCGGCCCACCAGTCGATCGGCGTGCCGCAGCCGCTGAAGCTCTTCGGCACCCAGGAGCAGAAGGACGCGTTCCTGCCGCGCTGCGCCCGCACCGACATCAGCGCCTTCCTGCTCACCGAGCCCGACGTCGGCTCCGACCCGGCCCGGCTGGCCACCACCGCCGAACCCGACGGGGACGACTACCTGCTGGACGGCGTGAAGCTGTGGACCACCAACGGCGTCGTCGCCGACCTGCTGGTCGTCATGGCGCGGGTGCCGAGGTCCGAGGGCCATCCCGGCGGGATCAGCGCCTTCGTCGTGGAGGCGGCCGCCGAGGGCGTCACCGTCGAGCACCGCAACGCCTTCATGGGCCTGCGCGGCATCGAGAACGGCGTCACCCGCCTGCACCGGGTGCGGGTGCCGGCCGCCAACCGGATCGGCCCCGAGGGCGCGGGGCTGAAGATCGCCCTGACCACCCTGAACACCGGCCGCCTGTCGCTGCCGGCGGCCTGCGTCGGCTCCGGCAAGTGGTGCCTGAAGATCGCCCGCGAGTGGTCGGCGGCCCGCGAGCAGTGGGGCAGGTCCATCGCCCGGCACGAGGCGGTCGGCGCGAAGATCTCCTACATCGCGGCCACCACGTTCGCGCTGGAGGCCGTGGTCGACCTGTCCGGCCAGATGGCCGACGAGGACCGCAACGACATCCGCATCGAGGCCGCGCTGGCCAAGCTGTTCGGCTCCGAGGCGGCCTGGCGGATGGCCGACGAGCTGGTGCAGATCCGCGGCGGCCGCGGCTTCGAGACGGCCGACTCGCTGGCCGCCCGCGGCGAGCGGGCGGTGCCGGCCGAGCAGCTCCTGCGCGACCTGCGGATCAACCGGATCTTCGAGGGCTCCACCGAGATCATGCACCTGCTGATCGCGCGGGAGGCCGTGGACGCCCACCTGTCGGTCGCCGGCGACCTCATCGACCCCGACGCCTCGCTGGCCGACAAGGCCCGGGCGGGGGCGCGGGCCGGCGGCTTCTACGCCCGCTGGCTGCCGAGGCTGGTCGTCGGCCCCGGCCAGCTGCCCACCTCCTACGCCGAGTTCGGCGACCTCGCCGCCCATCTGCGGTTCGTCGAGCGCAACGCCCGCAAGCTGGCCCGCAGCACCTTCTACGCGATGTCGCGCTGGCAGGGCCGGCTGGAGCTGAGGCAGAACGTCCTCGGCCGCGTCGTCGACATCGGCGCCGAGCTGTTCGCGATGAGCGCCGCCTGCGTGCGGGCCCGGCACCTGGCGGCCGCCACCGCGCACGGCCGCGAGGCCCGGCGGCTGGCCGACGTCTTCTGCCGGCAGTCCCGGCTGCGCGTCGAGGAGCTCTTCGAACGGCTGTGGAGCAACACCGACGGCCCCGACCGGAACCTGTGCGCGGCCGTCATGGGCGGCGGCATGGAGTGGCTGGAGGCGGGTATCGTCGACCCCAGCCGGGAGGGCCCGTGGATCGCCGACGCCACCCCCGGCCCCAGCACCGCCGACACCGTACGGCGGCCCGTGCGCTGA